A genomic window from Frondihabitans sp. PAMC 28766 includes:
- a CDS encoding barstar family protein: protein MSAFGHEEGLSHDVGFQLLREGPISLFHRQTLLDADVARLEGAGYQLVRFDAAAWSDEEAMLREIAVALNFPPSPRHSLDGTNDWFWDLVGYEWGWDPKSTGLVILFLHFDRYEKLFPESAWSILDIIARHSHLAALFGQRLICIAQSDDPLIQMPSVGASGVRWNFRETFKKDRLVEE, encoded by the coding sequence GTGAGCGCATTTGGGCACGAAGAGGGACTCAGTCACGACGTGGGCTTTCAGCTCCTCCGAGAGGGACCGATCAGCCTTTTTCATCGGCAAACTCTTCTTGACGCGGACGTAGCACGGCTCGAAGGGGCTGGATATCAATTAGTTCGATTTGACGCGGCAGCGTGGAGCGATGAAGAGGCCATGCTTAGGGAGATAGCCGTCGCTCTTAATTTTCCCCCTTCGCCGCGTCATAGCCTCGACGGGACTAATGATTGGTTTTGGGATCTTGTCGGCTACGAGTGGGGATGGGATCCAAAATCGACAGGGTTGGTGATCCTGTTCCTCCACTTTGACAGGTACGAGAAGCTGTTTCCCGAATCTGCATGGTCGATTCTGGATATCATCGCGAGACACTCACACCTAGCGGCATTATTCGGACAGCGACTAATCTGCATCGCTCAAAGCGACGATCCGTTGATCCAAATGCCTTCAGTTGGAGCCAGCGGAGTCCGCTGGAATTTTCGAGAGACCTTTAAAAAAGATCGCCTCGTTGAAGAATAG
- a CDS encoding sigma-70 family RNA polymerase sigma factor, producing the protein MLLERSASGDRNAFRQLYSGTAGSVFRLVERLLQDPAQAEEVVQEVFLDVWLTADRYATSRGPVLPWLHTIARRRGIDRVRASQSSRERDHRAGMKDWPVPFDDVTDTISAFANAAELHTLLMQLPAPARRLVTLTHLDGHSHTHVADLLGIPTGTVKSRLHDAMHTLRRLARTT; encoded by the coding sequence ATGCTCTTGGAGCGGTCCGCGTCAGGTGACCGAAACGCGTTCCGGCAACTGTATTCAGGCACCGCGGGTTCAGTGTTCCGGCTCGTTGAGCGTCTACTGCAGGATCCGGCGCAGGCCGAGGAAGTCGTCCAGGAAGTCTTCCTCGATGTCTGGCTCACCGCTGACCGGTACGCCACCAGCCGGGGTCCAGTGTTGCCCTGGCTGCATACCATCGCGAGGCGCCGCGGCATCGACCGGGTCCGAGCGTCCCAATCATCCCGGGAGAGAGACCACCGGGCAGGCATGAAGGACTGGCCCGTCCCGTTCGACGATGTCACAGACACCATCAGCGCCTTTGCAAACGCCGCCGAACTGCACACCCTCCTCATGCAACTACCCGCGCCAGCACGGCGCCTGGTCACCCTCACCCACCTCGACGGGCACAGCCACACCCACGTCGCCGACCTTCTCGGCATCCCCACCGGCACCGTCAAATCGCGTCTGCACGACGCCATGCACACCCTCCGCCGGCTCGCCCGCACGACCTGA
- the sigK gene encoding ECF RNA polymerase sigma factor SigK — protein sequence MRLAAAPPADTFRTDDDLLVLTAEGNQEAFGVLYDRISRRVFGLVKRVLVDPAQSEEVTQDVFLEVWQTAARFDPGKGTAMSWVLTMTHRRAIDRVRSSQASRNRDLAVGVRDFTEATDDVFDTVETRLEHARVTAAMRRLSAYQQEALQLTYFEGLTNTEAAVRAGVPVGTMKTRLRDSLIALRKLTTTAA from the coding sequence TTGCGCCTCGCTGCTGCCCCTCCTGCGGACACGTTCCGCACGGACGATGACCTCCTTGTCCTCACCGCGGAGGGAAACCAGGAAGCGTTCGGTGTCCTCTATGACCGGATCAGCCGTCGCGTGTTCGGCCTGGTGAAACGGGTTCTGGTGGATCCGGCGCAATCGGAGGAAGTCACCCAGGACGTGTTCCTGGAGGTGTGGCAGACAGCTGCCCGTTTCGACCCGGGTAAGGGCACCGCGATGTCGTGGGTGTTGACGATGACTCACCGGCGGGCAATCGACCGGGTCCGGTCCTCTCAAGCGTCCCGCAACCGGGATCTCGCCGTCGGAGTCCGGGATTTTACGGAGGCGACGGACGACGTGTTCGACACGGTCGAGACACGGCTGGAGCATGCCCGGGTCACCGCGGCGATGCGCCGTTTGAGTGCCTACCAGCAGGAGGCGTTGCAGTTGACGTACTTCGAGGGCCTGACCAATACCGAAGCTGCCGTGAGGGCAGGAGTCCCCGTGGGGACGATGAAGACTCGACTGCGGGATAGTCTCATCGCGCTACGGAAACTCACCACGACCGCAGCCTGA
- a CDS encoding sigma-70 family RNA polymerase sigma factor: MAVVDTAGLLREIVAGDRAAFTVLYRHWSNRLRREVLRILRDPAQTDEVVQEIFLELWSHPGRFHPEKGPAGAFVLRLAKSRAIDRVRASQTHRDYTHLAGTHHHDPAGTTRRDTIDDWAVSYDLRRSLDTLTFLQREVLEMAYFQDLTQKDIADHLGVPIGTVKSRVTSALTALRKNHHAALDHP; this comes from the coding sequence GTGGCGGTCGTCGACACGGCCGGTCTTCTGCGGGAAATCGTGGCGGGGGACCGGGCTGCGTTCACCGTGTTGTATCGGCACTGGTCGAACCGGCTGCGGCGCGAGGTGCTCCGCATCCTTCGAGACCCCGCCCAAACAGACGAAGTCGTCCAAGAGATCTTCCTGGAACTCTGGTCCCACCCGGGACGGTTCCATCCGGAGAAAGGGCCCGCAGGCGCGTTTGTTCTCCGGTTGGCGAAATCCCGGGCTATCGACCGGGTCCGGGCATCGCAAACCCACCGCGACTACACCCACCTTGCCGGCACCCACCACCACGACCCCGCCGGGACTACCCGTCGTGACACCATCGACGACTGGGCCGTCAGTTACGACCTCCGCCGCTCGTTAGACACCCTCACGTTTCTCCAGCGGGAGGTCCTCGAGATGGCGTATTTCCAGGATCTGACCCAGAAGGACATCGCAGACCACCTGGGTGTGCCAATAGGGACGGTGAAATCCCGGGTCACATCCGCCCTGACTGCCCTCCGCAAAAACCACCACGCCGCTTTGGACCACCCCTGA
- a CDS encoding DUF4193 family protein — MAADYDAPRTTTNDDDTESIEAFKERAPQTIGLAADLDDGDTASGFELDAADLDTDTLDVVVLPVQEDEFTCSECFLVRPRTQYDHDGTHGPVCIECATL; from the coding sequence GTGGCTGCCGATTACGACGCCCCCCGCACCACCACCAACGATGATGACACCGAGTCCATCGAAGCGTTTAAGGAACGTGCACCCCAGACAATTGGGCTTGCCGCAGACCTTGACGACGGGGACACCGCCTCCGGGTTCGAGCTAGACGCCGCAGACCTGGACACCGACACCCTCGACGTCGTCGTCCTCCCGGTACAGGAGGACGAGTTCACCTGTTCTGAGTGTTTTCTCGTGCGCCCCCGCACCCAGTACGACCACGACGGCACCCACGGGCCGGTCTGCATCGAGTGCGCAACCCTCTGA
- a CDS encoding GntR family transcriptional regulator, producing MVFDKMLAAIIDGTLVPGERLNDDELVPWLGVSRTPIREAIAKLHTWGVVEMEANRYTRVASKDPALFLEAARFLTGLHDLAAGWGDTAVPAGFRKQVDAVAAKVAKKDASAPNDLLDAFGVLVAATGNEAFIGTELPLRTRVKFLSSDDPADYDWAALAVRAKTLTKITG from the coding sequence GTGGTGTTCGACAAGATGCTTGCCGCGATCATCGATGGCACGCTGGTACCGGGGGAGCGGCTCAATGACGACGAGTTGGTGCCATGGTTGGGGGTGTCCCGGACGCCGATCCGGGAAGCGATCGCGAAGCTGCACACCTGGGGTGTGGTCGAGATGGAAGCGAATCGATACACCCGGGTCGCGAGCAAAGACCCGGCCCTGTTTCTCGAGGCCGCCCGGTTCCTTACCGGCCTGCACGATCTGGCCGCTGGCTGGGGCGACACCGCCGTCCCTGCTGGTTTCCGCAAACAAGTCGACGCTGTCGCGGCCAAGGTGGCCAAAAAGGATGCGTCCGCCCCGAACGACCTTTTGGATGCGTTCGGAGTGCTGGTCGCTGCCACGGGGAACGAGGCGTTTATCGGCACGGAGCTGCCGTTGCGAACCCGGGTGAAGTTTCTCAGCTCCGACGACCCGGCCGATTACGACTGGGCTGCTTTAGCCGTCCGGGCGAAAACGCTGACGAAGATTACCGGCTGA
- a CDS encoding DUF4190 domain-containing protein: MASNTPQPYNTPPGQVAPASDRYNVLAIVGFILAFVISIGGLVVSIIALTQIKKTGERGRGLALAGVIISAVAIIITIIAYIAIFTVAAHNGTTTNP; encoded by the coding sequence ATGGCCTCCAACACACCCCAGCCCTACAACACCCCTCCCGGCCAGGTCGCTCCGGCCTCTGACCGGTACAACGTTCTCGCGATCGTCGGGTTCATCCTCGCGTTCGTGATCAGCATCGGCGGCCTCGTCGTCAGCATCATCGCCCTGACTCAGATCAAGAAAACCGGTGAAAGAGGACGCGGCCTCGCCCTAGCCGGTGTCATCATCAGCGCCGTCGCGATCATCATCACGATCATTGCCTACATCGCCATCTTCACCGTCGCCGCCCACAACGGCACCACGACCAATCCGTAA